AGCACCGGGAGATAATAAATTAAATCTCAGTTGGAATTTCGAAGTGCCGTGGACAAATTTTCAATACGATATTTATAAAGAAAAACCATTGGGTTCAGGTGATTATGAATTACTTACCACAACAACAGAACAATCGTATATCGATGCTGGATTAAATAATGGTGTTGAGTATTGTTATTATATTAAAGCATATGGGAATTATACCATCGAAAGTTTACCGGATACCCTTATTAATTTTTCAGAAATAAAATGTGGAGTTCCAATCGACAATGAAGCACCTTGTCCTCCGACATTAATAGTTGAAAATATTTGTCAGGAAGAAACTGTTGGTTCGGTTGATGAGAACGATCTCAAAAACGAACTTATATGGACCAATCCAAATAATTATTGTTCTGATGATGTGGTTAAATATTATATTTATTATGCATCGCAGGAAGGGCAAACTCTTGTTTTATTAGATACCAATGAACCTGCGGATGATACAACCTATACACATGATAATTTATCTTCCATTGCAGGATGTTATGCAGTGGTTGCGGTTGATTCATTTAATAATGAAAGTTTATTGAGTAATGTAGTGTGCGTGGATAATTGTTCCGACTATAATCTTCCGAATGCATTTACTCCAAATGGCGATGGATTTAATGATCTTTTCACTCCAATATTACCATATCGATTTATTGATCACGTTGATATGAAAATTTTTGATCGATGGGGAAGTTTAGTATTTACCACCTCTGATCCAATGTTGAACTGGGATGGAAAGGACAGTAAATTGGGTAAGGATGTGAATGAGGGAGTGTATTATTATGTCTGCACTGTTTACGAAATTACAGTGGGCGGTGTAGTGCCATTTGAACAACCTAAAAAGGGATATATACATTTATACCGTCAGGATAAAAGCGAAAAATAATCCACTTACCTTTGTTACATGTTTACAGGAATAATTGAAACCACTGGCAAAGTGATATCTCTGCAGAAGGAAGGTTCTAATTTACATATTACGATCCAATCCTCCATCAGCGATCAATTGTCGATCGATCAGAGTGTAAGCCATAATGGAGTTTGTCTCACTGTAGTTAAAACAGCTGGAAATTCGCATATGGTAACTGCAATTCAGGAAACTTTAATAAAATCAAATCTGGCTACTTTGGCAGAAAATAGCGTTGTTAATTTAGAACGCTGCCTAAAGATCGGCGATCGTTTGGATGGACACATGGTACAAGGTCACGTGGATACAACAGCACAACTTATAAATAAAAAAGAGGAGCAGGGGAGTTACATGTTAACCTTTATCATAAATGAAGATCACAAAAATTTAATTGTAGAAAAAGGCAGTATTTGTTTAAATGGAATAAGTCTCACCTTGGTAGATGTCGGCGACGATAAATTTTCCGTCGCAATAATTCCCTACACCTGGCAAAACACCAATTTGCAAAATCTAAATATCGGTGATAATGTGAATATTGAGTTTGATGTTATTGGGAAATATGTAAACAGGATCATGGAAAAGTAAATTAACATTCCTTTCCACTAATTTATAAAATCCCACCATAAAAACATTGCATGCGCAGCATGCACTTTCTACAAAAATAGCGCAAGCCTCAGGCTTGTGCAACCTTCATCGAAGCGTCCGCTTCCTGTAAAAAATAGCCAGGAACTTTAAAAAACAAAATTTATTTTGTATAATTGTTAAACAATAGCATCCATACTATGCGATATTTCATCCTCAGCTTTATTTTCACCTTAGGCACTACTATAAGCTT
The genomic region above belongs to Bacteroidota bacterium and contains:
- a CDS encoding riboflavin synthase yields the protein MFTGIIETTGKVISLQKEGSNLHITIQSSISDQLSIDQSVSHNGVCLTVVKTAGNSHMVTAIQETLIKSNLATLAENSVVNLERCLKIGDRLDGHMVQGHVDTTAQLINKKEEQGSYMLTFIINEDHKNLIVEKGSICLNGISLTLVDVGDDKFSVAIIPYTWQNTNLQNLNIGDNVNIEFDVIGKYVNRIMEK